One window from the genome of Osmerus eperlanus chromosome 1, fOsmEpe2.1, whole genome shotgun sequence encodes:
- the mdm4 gene encoding protein Mdm4 isoform X2, which produces MNSLSSHPQAATSSSCRVLPGEGSQVQPKAPLLQILRVAGAQEEVFTLKEVMHHLGQYIMGKQLYDKQRQHIVHCQDDPLGELLEVESFSVKNPSPVYEMLKKYLVVLNCSDAAESHSVGRECVEGGVEDRGQVCGGVAKAGVGAVSDRPLPLQTPSQRRPREPDEDSLDGLPRSACKRPKLDVTLDEWDLSGLPWWFLGNLRSNYSRRSNGSTDIHTNQEEDTAIVSDTTDDLWFLTEGESEQVSVEMKEEGSAGEGEFPADEEEAGGKEEKADKEMHEEPDEDSQCLSDDTDTEISIQDAWQCSECKKFNSPLQRYCVRCWALRRNWYKDVPRLAHSLSVPDIPACSALSQHDEEEDSDTGVDVPDCVRAVSDPVILPSHSTAERPLPPGGGGKGKGPRPPGGTREEQLSESQESLGMEVEARPEALLEPCKLCRVRPRNGNIIHGRTAHLLTCFPCARRLHKFQAPCPGCGQIIQKVIKIFIL; this is translated from the exons ATGAACTCGTTATCTTCACACCCGCAAGCAGCAACTAGCTCATCATGCAGGGTACTGCCTGGGGAGGGCAGCCAG GTGCAGCCCAAAGCTCCTCTTCTGCAGATTTTGCGTGTGGCGGGAGCTCAGGAAGAGGTTTTCACCCTCAAGGAG GTCATGCACCACCTGGGTCAGTACATCATGGGAAAGCAGCTGTATGACAAACAAAGACAGCACATAGTCCACTGTCAGGACGACCCTCTGGGAGagctgctggaggtggagagcTTCTCTGTTAAAAACCCCAG TCCAGTCTACGAGATGCTGAAGAAGTACTTAGTTGTGCTGAATTGTTCTG ACGCTGCAGAGAGTCATTCTGTGGGCCGTGAGTGTGTTGAGGGCGGAGTGGAGGATCGCGGTCAG gtgtgtgggggtgtggccaAGGCAGGTGTGGGTGCGGTCAGTGACCGTCCACTCCCCCTGCAGACCCCTTCTCAGAGACGACCTCGCGAGCCTGATGAAG ACTCGCTGGATGGCCTGCCAAGGTCAGCCTGCAAGCGGCCCAAGCTGGATGTCACCCTGGATGAGTGGGACCTTTCAGGCCTGCCCTGGTGGTTCCTGGGTAATCTCCGCAGTAACTACAGCCGCAGAAGCAACGGATCTACCGACATCCACACTAACCAA GAGGAGGACACGGCCATCGTGTCTGACACCACGGACGACCTGTGGTTCCTGACGGAGGGCGAGAGTGAACAGGTGAGCgtggagatgaaggaggaggggagcgcaggagagggggagttccCAGCTGACGAGGAAGAGGCTGGCGGAAAAGAGGAGAAGGCTGATAAGGAG ATGCACGAGGAGCCTGATGAGGATTCCCAGTGTCTGAGTGATGATACAGATACAGAGATCTCCATACAG GATGCGTGGCAGTGTTCAGAGTGTAAGAAGTtcaactctcctctccagcGCTACTGTGTACGCTGCTGGGCCCTGCGAAGGAACTGGTACAAGGATGTCCCTCGATTGGCCcattccctctctgtccccgacATCCCAGCATGCAGCGCTCTCAGCCAGcatgacgaggaggaggacagcgaCACGGGCGTCGACGTGCCCGACTGTGTCAGGGCCGTGTCCGACCCGGTCATCCTGCCCTCCCACTCCACCGCCGAGCGCCCTCTGCCCCCCGGGGGGGGCGGGAAAGGCAAAGGACCCCGGCCACCAGGGGGGACCAGGGAGGAGCAGCTCTCGGAGAGTCAGGAAAgcctggggatggaggtggaggctaGGCCCGAGGCCTTGCTGGAGCCCTGTAAGCTGTGTCGAGTGCGGCCGCGGAACGGCAATATCATCCACGGCCGCACGGCTCACCTGCTCACATGCTTCCCCTGTGCCAGGAGGCTGCACAAGTTCCAGGCCCCCTGCCCTGGCTGTGGACAGATCATACAGAAGGTCATCAAGATCTTCATCCTGTGa
- the mdm4 gene encoding protein Mdm4 isoform X1, translated as MNSLSSHPQAATSSSCRVLPGEGSQVQPKAPLLQILRVAGAQEEVFTLKEVMHHLGQYIMGKQLYDKQRQHIVHCQDDPLGELLEVESFSVKNPSPVYEMLKKYLVVLNCSDAAESHSVGRECVEGGVEDRGQVCGGVAKAGVGAVSDRPLPLQTPSQRRPREPDEDSLDGLPRSACKRPKLDVTLDEWDLSGLPWWFLGNLRSNYSRRSNGSTDIHTNQLSVTQEEDTAIVSDTTDDLWFLTEGESEQVSVEMKEEGSAGEGEFPADEEEAGGKEEKADKEMHEEPDEDSQCLSDDTDTEISIQDAWQCSECKKFNSPLQRYCVRCWALRRNWYKDVPRLAHSLSVPDIPACSALSQHDEEEDSDTGVDVPDCVRAVSDPVILPSHSTAERPLPPGGGGKGKGPRPPGGTREEQLSESQESLGMEVEARPEALLEPCKLCRVRPRNGNIIHGRTAHLLTCFPCARRLHKFQAPCPGCGQIIQKVIKIFIL; from the exons ATGAACTCGTTATCTTCACACCCGCAAGCAGCAACTAGCTCATCATGCAGGGTACTGCCTGGGGAGGGCAGCCAG GTGCAGCCCAAAGCTCCTCTTCTGCAGATTTTGCGTGTGGCGGGAGCTCAGGAAGAGGTTTTCACCCTCAAGGAG GTCATGCACCACCTGGGTCAGTACATCATGGGAAAGCAGCTGTATGACAAACAAAGACAGCACATAGTCCACTGTCAGGACGACCCTCTGGGAGagctgctggaggtggagagcTTCTCTGTTAAAAACCCCAG TCCAGTCTACGAGATGCTGAAGAAGTACTTAGTTGTGCTGAATTGTTCTG ACGCTGCAGAGAGTCATTCTGTGGGCCGTGAGTGTGTTGAGGGCGGAGTGGAGGATCGCGGTCAG gtgtgtgggggtgtggccaAGGCAGGTGTGGGTGCGGTCAGTGACCGTCCACTCCCCCTGCAGACCCCTTCTCAGAGACGACCTCGCGAGCCTGATGAAG ACTCGCTGGATGGCCTGCCAAGGTCAGCCTGCAAGCGGCCCAAGCTGGATGTCACCCTGGATGAGTGGGACCTTTCAGGCCTGCCCTGGTGGTTCCTGGGTAATCTCCGCAGTAACTACAGCCGCAGAAGCAACGGATCTACCGACATCCACACTAACCAA CTGTCTGTGACTCAGGAGGAGGACACGGCCATCGTGTCTGACACCACGGACGACCTGTGGTTCCTGACGGAGGGCGAGAGTGAACAGGTGAGCgtggagatgaaggaggaggggagcgcaggagagggggagttccCAGCTGACGAGGAAGAGGCTGGCGGAAAAGAGGAGAAGGCTGATAAGGAG ATGCACGAGGAGCCTGATGAGGATTCCCAGTGTCTGAGTGATGATACAGATACAGAGATCTCCATACAG GATGCGTGGCAGTGTTCAGAGTGTAAGAAGTtcaactctcctctccagcGCTACTGTGTACGCTGCTGGGCCCTGCGAAGGAACTGGTACAAGGATGTCCCTCGATTGGCCcattccctctctgtccccgacATCCCAGCATGCAGCGCTCTCAGCCAGcatgacgaggaggaggacagcgaCACGGGCGTCGACGTGCCCGACTGTGTCAGGGCCGTGTCCGACCCGGTCATCCTGCCCTCCCACTCCACCGCCGAGCGCCCTCTGCCCCCCGGGGGGGGCGGGAAAGGCAAAGGACCCCGGCCACCAGGGGGGACCAGGGAGGAGCAGCTCTCGGAGAGTCAGGAAAgcctggggatggaggtggaggctaGGCCCGAGGCCTTGCTGGAGCCCTGTAAGCTGTGTCGAGTGCGGCCGCGGAACGGCAATATCATCCACGGCCGCACGGCTCACCTGCTCACATGCTTCCCCTGTGCCAGGAGGCTGCACAAGTTCCAGGCCCCCTGCCCTGGCTGTGGACAGATCATACAGAAGGTCATCAAGATCTTCATCCTGTGa